From the Pomacea canaliculata isolate SZHN2017 linkage group LG4, ASM307304v1, whole genome shotgun sequence genome, one window contains:
- the LOC112562409 gene encoding G-protein coupled receptor 161-like isoform X1, whose product MMSRSDVDMVAVETIIVQIQMHPFGETAAKNMSGIKTNSSLAPQHILNNHTTFGCSQDDGLGDSTDQLADQTEMACWNRTLTSSAVMTPTEVTVLTTVLLIVFICSLLANTFVFLVFSRRRFSLSISNRFLANLTLCNCLFTVLVMPVAFVSLIRRDWPFGHFLCQCTGLAMNLLVSASIFTLAVISLDRYCAVVTPLHYTMRMTRRRCWAFIVGIWVAAFAVSIPPLLGWNEFRFLVNKMVCTVWWSSPEPADRYYTLFLVSLSFVLPMVAMLWTYSCIFRAARDNSERTRRSSIVPTIQSEADPPACSGAIVAGQCTPINKRRRSSAVPILRRLSQTSSRSSSLLMRREEWKTAVTSFLILFSFMLCWLPYFVVICIRSAAPWVPIHPVMATISTVAAMFGSACNPMVYVFRSKSARQDLRKILTRKRSFRNESINPGVVRRVGSMRSDRGERGDREGRDKSEGMAAAYEELFSHGECHSIQEEGEAPCCDTSKAARGASVTGATVTFEHDTSTPLTF is encoded by the coding sequence ATGCACCCGTTTGGTGAAACTGCCGCAAAGAACATGTCTGGGATCAAGACCAACTCCTCGCTGGCCCCCCAGCACATCCTCAACAACCACACAACCTTCGGCTGCTCGCAGGACGACGGCTTGGGAGACTCGACCGACCAACTGGCTGATCAGACGGAGATGGCTTGCTGGAACCGCACCCTGACGTCATCAGCCGTTATGACGCCAACGGAAGTGACGGTGCTGACGACGGTGCTGTTGATCGTCTTCATCTGCAGTCTGTTGGCCAACACCTTCGTGTTTCTCGTCTTCTCCCGCCGCCGCTTCAGCCTCAGCATCTCCAACCGCTTCCTGGCCAACCTGACTCTGTGTAACTGTCTCTTCACTGTCCTCGTCATGCCGGTGGCCTTCGTCTCGCTCATCCGGCGGGACTGGCCCTTCGGACACTTCTTGTGCCAGTGCACGGGGCTGGCCATGAACCTGCTGGTCAGCGCCAGCATCTTCACCCTGGCGGTCATCTCGCTGGACAGGTACTGCGCCGTCGTCACCCCGCTGCACTACACCATGCGCATGACGCGGCGACGATGCTGGGCTTTCATCGTCGGCATCTGGGTGGCCGCCTTCGCCGTCTCCATCCCGCCGTTACTCGGGTGGAACGAGTTCCGGTTCCTGGTGAACAAGATGGTGTGCACGGTGTGGTGGTCCAGCCCCGAGCCAGCCGACCGCTACTACACGCTGTTCCTGGTGAGCCTCAGCTTCGTCCTGCCCATGGTGGCCATGCTGTGGACCTACTCCTGCATCTTCCGCGCTGCACGCGACAACAGCGAGCGAACCCGCCGCAGCAGCATCGTGCCCACCATCCAGTCAGAGGCCGACCCTCCTGCATGTTCTGGGGCCATCGTGGCCGGGCAGTGCACCCCCATCAACAAGCGCCGCCGAAGTTCAGCCGTGCCCATCCTTCGGCGCTTGAGCCAGACCTCAAGTCGCTCTTCCAGTCTGCTGATGCGGCGGGAGGAGTGGAAGACGGCCGTGACCAGCTTCCTCATCCTCTTCTCCTTCATGCTTTGCTGGCTGCCGTACTTTGTTGTCATCTGCATCCGCTCTGCGGCGCCATGGGTGCCCATTCACCCGGTCATGGCCACCATCTCCACCGTCGCCGCCATGTTCGGCAGCGCGTGCAACCCCATGGTGTACGTCTTCCGGAGCAAGAGCGCGCGGCAAGACCTGCGCAAGATCCTCACGCGCAAGCGCAGCTTCCGGAACGAGTCCATCAACCCGGGGGTGGTTCGCCGGGTGGGGAGCATGCGCAGTGAccgaggggaaaggggggaCCGGGAGGGGCGAGACAAGAGCGAAGGCATGGCGGCGGCCTACGAGGAACTGTTCTCGCATGGCGAGTGTCATTCTATCCAGGAGGAGGGCGAGGCGCCATGTTGTGACACTTCCAAAGCTGCCAGAGGCGCGTCCGTGACAGGTGCCACTGTGACCTTTGAGCATGACACGTCCACTCCCTTGACCTTTTAG
- the LOC112562409 gene encoding G-protein coupled receptor 161-like isoform X2, with the protein MHPFGETAAKNMSGIKTNSSLAPQHILNNHTTFGCSQDDGLGDSTDQLADQTEMACWNRTLTSSAVMTPTEVTVLTTVLLIVFICSLLANTFVFLVFSRRRFSLSISNRFLANLTLCNCLFTVLVMPVAFVSLIRRDWPFGHFLCQCTGLAMNLLVSASIFTLAVISLDRYCAVVTPLHYTMRMTRRRCWAFIVGIWVAAFAVSIPPLLGWNEFRFLVNKMVCTVWWSSPEPADRYYTLFLVSLSFVLPMVAMLWTYSCIFRAARDNSERTRRSSIVPTIQSEADPPACSGAIVAGQCTPINKRRRSSAVPILRRLSQTSSRSSSLLMRREEWKTAVTSFLILFSFMLCWLPYFVVICIRSAAPWVPIHPVMATISTVAAMFGSACNPMVYVFRSKSARQDLRKILTRKRSFRNESINPGVVRRVGSMRSDRGERGDREGRDKSEGMAAAYEELFSHGECHSIQEEGEAPCCDTSKAARGASVTGATVTFEHDTSTPLTF; encoded by the coding sequence ATGCACCCGTTTGGTGAAACTGCCGCAAAGAACATGTCTGGGATCAAGACCAACTCCTCGCTGGCCCCCCAGCACATCCTCAACAACCACACAACCTTCGGCTGCTCGCAGGACGACGGCTTGGGAGACTCGACCGACCAACTGGCTGATCAGACGGAGATGGCTTGCTGGAACCGCACCCTGACGTCATCAGCCGTTATGACGCCAACGGAAGTGACGGTGCTGACGACGGTGCTGTTGATCGTCTTCATCTGCAGTCTGTTGGCCAACACCTTCGTGTTTCTCGTCTTCTCCCGCCGCCGCTTCAGCCTCAGCATCTCCAACCGCTTCCTGGCCAACCTGACTCTGTGTAACTGTCTCTTCACTGTCCTCGTCATGCCGGTGGCCTTCGTCTCGCTCATCCGGCGGGACTGGCCCTTCGGACACTTCTTGTGCCAGTGCACGGGGCTGGCCATGAACCTGCTGGTCAGCGCCAGCATCTTCACCCTGGCGGTCATCTCGCTGGACAGGTACTGCGCCGTCGTCACCCCGCTGCACTACACCATGCGCATGACGCGGCGACGATGCTGGGCTTTCATCGTCGGCATCTGGGTGGCCGCCTTCGCCGTCTCCATCCCGCCGTTACTCGGGTGGAACGAGTTCCGGTTCCTGGTGAACAAGATGGTGTGCACGGTGTGGTGGTCCAGCCCCGAGCCAGCCGACCGCTACTACACGCTGTTCCTGGTGAGCCTCAGCTTCGTCCTGCCCATGGTGGCCATGCTGTGGACCTACTCCTGCATCTTCCGCGCTGCACGCGACAACAGCGAGCGAACCCGCCGCAGCAGCATCGTGCCCACCATCCAGTCAGAGGCCGACCCTCCTGCATGTTCTGGGGCCATCGTGGCCGGGCAGTGCACCCCCATCAACAAGCGCCGCCGAAGTTCAGCCGTGCCCATCCTTCGGCGCTTGAGCCAGACCTCAAGTCGCTCTTCCAGTCTGCTGATGCGGCGGGAGGAGTGGAAGACGGCCGTGACCAGCTTCCTCATCCTCTTCTCCTTCATGCTTTGCTGGCTGCCGTACTTTGTTGTCATCTGCATCCGCTCTGCGGCGCCATGGGTGCCCATTCACCCGGTCATGGCCACCATCTCCACCGTCGCCGCCATGTTCGGCAGCGCGTGCAACCCCATGGTGTACGTCTTCCGGAGCAAGAGCGCGCGGCAAGACCTGCGCAAGATCCTCACGCGCAAGCGCAGCTTCCGGAACGAGTCCATCAACCCGGGGGTGGTTCGCCGGGTGGGGAGCATGCGCAGTGAccgaggggaaaggggggaCCGGGAGGGGCGAGACAAGAGCGAAGGCATGGCGGCGGCCTACGAGGAACTGTTCTCGCATGGCGAGTGTCATTCTATCCAGGAGGAGGGCGAGGCGCCATGTTGTGACACTTCCAAAGCTGCCAGAGGCGCGTCCGTGACAGGTGCCACTGTGACCTTTGAGCATGACACGTCCACTCCCTTGACCTTTTAG